A stretch of Carnobacteriaceae bacterium zg-C25 DNA encodes these proteins:
- a CDS encoding glycosyltransferase family 4 protein: protein MEKILITATTAYMIKSFELPNIKLLQDMGYDVEVAVSFDQSENPMDEQSIENFKKTLSDMNVTFYDVPFTNSISDIKKHRFVYKQIKALAKMNQYSAVHTHTPFASVITRFALRKFKNIKKIYTAHGFQFAKGAFKLDWLIFYPIEKFMSKYTDALITINHEDYNLLADKHFSMKHAYMINGVGVDHDLFYRLPENTIRTLKTQMGIAPDRKVLLYVASFTSRKNHDFLLEVLRHIKAKDANVLLLLSGAGNEEDRIKALVIEKGLQHHVTFLGYNSNINNLMNVADVLVSTAKREGLPVNVIEGLLVGLPCVVSDVRGNRDLVVNEKNGYVLPFEAELFADKILHILSDKQLYQNMSAASLNLSNQYTLETVEQEMKSIYLSILGNASTKLIGG, encoded by the coding sequence ATGGAGAAAATTTTAATTACAGCAACGACTGCTTATATGATAAAATCTTTTGAATTGCCGAATATCAAATTATTGCAAGATATGGGCTATGACGTAGAAGTTGCAGTCAGCTTTGATCAGTCTGAAAATCCTATGGATGAACAAAGTATTGAAAATTTTAAAAAAACATTATCCGATATGAACGTTACATTTTATGATGTACCGTTTACCAATTCAATTAGTGATATTAAAAAACATCGATTCGTTTATAAACAGATTAAAGCATTAGCTAAAATGAATCAGTATAGCGCCGTTCACACGCATACGCCGTTTGCCAGTGTGATTACAAGATTTGCGCTTCGGAAATTTAAAAACATTAAAAAAATATATACGGCACATGGTTTTCAATTTGCGAAAGGGGCATTCAAATTAGATTGGCTCATATTTTATCCAATAGAAAAATTCATGTCTAAATATACAGATGCTTTGATTACCATTAATCATGAAGATTATAATTTGTTGGCAGATAAACATTTTTCAATGAAGCACGCTTATATGATCAACGGTGTTGGTGTTGATCATGATTTATTTTATCGATTACCTGAAAACACCATCCGTACACTTAAAACGCAGATGGGTATCGCACCAGATCGAAAAGTGTTATTGTACGTCGCGTCATTCACATCTCGAAAAAATCACGACTTTTTACTCGAAGTGCTTCGTCACATTAAAGCAAAAGACGCCAACGTTTTGCTTTTGTTATCTGGAGCCGGGAATGAAGAAGATAGAATAAAAGCTTTAGTTATCGAAAAAGGTTTGCAACATCACGTCACATTTTTAGGGTACAACTCAAACATTAACAATCTCATGAATGTTGCTGACGTGTTAGTCTCTACCGCTAAAAGAGAAGGTTTACCTGTCAACGTCATTGAAGGTTTGCTCGTTGGGTTGCCTTGTGTTGTTAGTGATGTGAGGGGCAATCGCGATTTAGTTGTAAATGAAAAAAACGGGTACGTTTTACCCTTTGAAGCAGAATTGTTTGCCGATAAAATTTTGCATATTTTATCCGATAAACAACTCTATCAAAACATGTCAGCGGCGTCTTTAAATTTGAGCAATCAATATACGTTAGAAACCGTAGAACAAGAAATGAAATCAATTTATTTATCCATACTAGGAAATGCGAGTACGAAATTAATAGGAGGCTAA
- a CDS encoding NAD(P)-binding domain-containing protein: MKKEIVIIGAGAAGIGMGCALHKLGINDFVILEKGVVGESFFNWPKETRLITPSFTTNGFGFPDINAIAPDTSPAYTFAKEHLSGEEYGEYLQMVADHYELPIEENCHVTAIKQTENGYCLNTTLGEMICTYIVMATGEFQNPNKTAIAGAHHGLHYGEVDSFAVQSDTPFVVIGGNESGVDAAINLLEQGNQVELFTTDLGQNAKVPDPSIALSPITKSRLAHAIRSKAPLTIHENKTLRSIDFDGSDYTLSFEDGSKQVVENAPILATGFLNAMHHIQGDALFSFNEDGIPLVNEHDESTIAKNVFLVGPSLRQNTVIFCYIYKFRQRFAVVAELLAKRMGVTCHAEQLEVYKRNQMYLPNAECCDVVCDC; the protein is encoded by the coding sequence ATGAAAAAAGAGATTGTCATTATTGGTGCGGGTGCAGCCGGAATTGGAATGGGTTGTGCGTTACATAAATTAGGAATCAACGATTTTGTGATTTTAGAAAAAGGTGTTGTTGGTGAAAGTTTTTTTAATTGGCCAAAAGAAACGCGTTTAATTACACCGTCATTTACAACAAATGGATTTGGTTTTCCGGATATCAATGCCATTGCGCCAGATACTTCTCCAGCGTATACGTTTGCTAAAGAGCATTTAAGTGGAGAAGAGTACGGTGAGTATTTACAAATGGTAGCGGATCATTATGAACTACCGATTGAAGAAAATTGTCACGTTACCGCCATTAAACAAACAGAAAACGGCTATTGCTTAAATACGACATTAGGTGAAATGATTTGTACGTATATTGTAATGGCAACGGGTGAGTTCCAAAATCCGAATAAAACGGCAATTGCTGGAGCGCATCATGGGCTACATTACGGTGAGGTGGATAGTTTTGCCGTTCAGTCGGATACACCATTTGTCGTGATTGGCGGTAATGAAAGTGGTGTTGATGCAGCGATTAACTTATTGGAACAAGGCAATCAAGTTGAGTTGTTTACAACGGATTTGGGACAAAATGCAAAAGTTCCCGATCCAAGTATCGCCCTTTCGCCAATTACAAAATCACGCCTAGCACATGCGATTCGCTCTAAAGCACCGCTAACGATTCATGAAAATAAAACGTTGCGTTCAATTGATTTTGACGGTAGCGACTACACGTTAAGTTTTGAAGATGGGTCGAAACAGGTGGTGGAAAATGCTCCCATTTTAGCGACAGGCTTTTTAAATGCAATGCATCATATACAAGGAGATGCACTATTTTCATTTAATGAAGATGGCATTCCATTAGTGAACGAACACGATGAGTCGACAATAGCTAAAAATGTCTTTTTAGTAGGACCAAGTTTACGCCAAAATACAGTGATTTTCTGTTACATTTATAAATTTAGACAACGTTTTGCAGTCGTTGCAGAATTATTAGCGAAACGAATGGGTGTAACCTGTCATGCGGAGCAATTAGAAGTGTATAAGCGCAATCAAATGTATTTACCAAACGCTGAATGTTGTGATGTTGTTTGTGATTGTTAG
- a CDS encoding ammonium transporter: MFLLISIAMMWLMIFGVGCFYFGMLPKSDTNHILSVVSVSLFSATIAFLFIGYPIAFSTPSLLFTENMDTSTLLNLLFQLCFCLYAVVMVIGSVVNRLKLTHAIIISMLWVIAVYTPLVHLFWSENAFFAQLGALDFSGGIVVHLSAGVSSYVLAYFFKQAEKVDAPVQNPWLYLGMIFITLGWFFFNAGPVGELNDQSALIIVKTLVALITGGGVWAVSQYTCDKKVDTETILNGTIVGLVTSTSSVGFVSLFELLCIVGIASALTYFGIRHILTLVHINDVVDSFGMNGIGGLFGSLGTILFRWNALIGQISGIAFTIMLSFVFTTLLSILLKKSKRFL, translated from the coding sequence ATGTTTTTATTAATTTCAATTGCGATGATGTGGCTCATGATTTTTGGTGTTGGCTGTTTCTATTTTGGCATGTTACCAAAATCTGACACAAACCACATCTTAAGTGTGGTGAGCGTTTCCTTATTTAGCGCAACCATCGCTTTTCTATTTATCGGCTATCCTATCGCCTTTTCAACACCATCTCTTCTTTTCACAGAAAATATGGATACATCGACGTTGCTTAACCTGTTATTCCAACTATGCTTTTGTTTATACGCCGTTGTCATGGTCATTGGTTCCGTCGTCAATCGCTTAAAATTGACACACGCCATCATCATTTCAATGTTATGGGTGATTGCCGTTTACACCCCACTTGTTCATCTTTTTTGGAGCGAAAACGCCTTTTTTGCACAACTCGGCGCCCTTGATTTTTCAGGCGGTATTGTTGTCCATTTATCCGCCGGCGTATCCAGTTACGTGTTAGCCTATTTCTTTAAACAAGCGGAAAAAGTGGACGCCCCCGTTCAAAATCCTTGGCTCTATTTAGGCATGATTTTCATTACGCTCGGCTGGTTTTTCTTTAATGCAGGACCCGTAGGCGAGTTGAACGACCAGTCGGCACTCATTATCGTTAAAACGCTAGTTGCTTTAATTACGGGCGGTGGTGTTTGGGCGGTTTCACAATATACATGCGACAAAAAAGTAGATACCGAAACCATTTTAAACGGTACAATTGTCGGATTAGTCACGAGCACATCAAGCGTCGGATTTGTCTCATTATTCGAGCTACTTTGCATTGTAGGTATTGCGAGTGCACTCACTTATTTTGGCATTCGTCACATTTTAACTTTAGTTCACATCAATGACGTTGTCGATTCTTTTGGCATGAATGGTATCGGTGGATTATTTGGTTCACTCGGAACGATTCTTTTTAGATGGAATGCTTTAATCGGTCAAATCAGCGGTATTGCGTTTACCATTATGTTAAGTTTTGTTTTCACCACTCTATTATCGATTCTCCTAAAAAAATCGAAGCGTTTTTTATAA
- a CDS encoding rhomboid family intramembrane serine protease has translation MKQYLKAYPATMTLIAVNLLLFVSTTVQGGNSQALIKLGGMYPLRIAVFNEYWRLITAGFLHSGVTHLMTNMFSLFIVGTILEPIFKKEKFIGIYMVSSIFSISFSYAFGAANRVSVGASGAIFGYFITVVLLTKLAPYHRGVRALSQQFLATVLLNVALSFLPGIDWLGHLGGALGGVLAFYMFGYYTTNRQKQMLLMSIFLIAVVVLNVIGTKSVYSLF, from the coding sequence ATGAAGCAATATTTAAAAGCGTATCCCGCAACGATGACACTCATTGCGGTGAATCTTTTGTTATTTGTCAGTACGACAGTTCAAGGTGGGAATAGTCAAGCCCTAATCAAATTGGGAGGGATGTATCCGTTACGTATTGCCGTATTTAATGAATATTGGCGACTGATAACAGCTGGCTTTTTACATTCAGGTGTGACGCACTTAATGACAAATATGTTTTCGCTATTTATTGTCGGCACGATATTAGAGCCGATATTTAAAAAAGAAAAATTTATTGGTATTTATATGGTATCGAGCATTTTTTCGATATCGTTTAGTTATGCGTTCGGCGCGGCAAATCGTGTGAGCGTCGGTGCAAGTGGCGCCATTTTCGGTTATTTTATTACGGTTGTCTTGCTCACTAAATTAGCGCCGTATCATCGCGGTGTCCGCGCACTATCTCAACAATTTCTGGCGACGGTTTTACTCAATGTTGCCTTGAGCTTCTTGCCGGGGATTGATTGGTTAGGTCATCTAGGTGGTGCGTTAGGTGGTGTATTGGCATTTTACATGTTTGGCTACTACACAACAAATCGGCAAAAGCAAATGTTGTTGATGAGTATATTTTTGATTGCCGTTGTGGTGTTAAATGTTATCGGCACAAAATCAGTGTATAGCTTATTTTAA
- a CDS encoding CpsD/CapB family tyrosine-protein kinase translates to MFKSRAKKRQSLEKKRANGVPLVAHIQPKSVYAEQYRNIRTNLSFLNLEGQLKTLTVTSSIPGEGKSTVSINLAYVLAATGKRVVIVDADMRKPIVHKSFNIQNTKGLSTLFAHPDVNVVDAVHYEPKLDLYVLPSGPIPPNPSEMLSSSRMNVIIDDLKRHFDIVIFDVPPVGIISDAVIVSTKTDGTVLVVRQDYVTKKEVLHSKQTLENVGAKLLGYVMNDQELDNDSDYVYYGE, encoded by the coding sequence ATGTTTAAAAGTAGAGCGAAAAAAAGACAGTCACTAGAAAAGAAACGGGCCAATGGTGTGCCGTTAGTTGCGCATATTCAACCAAAATCTGTTTACGCGGAACAGTATCGTAACATTCGAACAAATTTATCCTTTTTAAATTTGGAAGGGCAGTTAAAAACATTAACGGTTACGTCGAGTATTCCAGGTGAAGGGAAATCGACCGTATCGATTAATTTAGCGTATGTGTTGGCAGCGACAGGCAAGCGTGTTGTTATTGTTGATGCGGATATGCGTAAACCGATAGTACATAAAAGTTTTAATATCCAAAATACAAAAGGGTTGTCTACACTGTTTGCACATCCCGATGTAAATGTTGTAGATGCAGTTCATTATGAACCAAAATTGGATTTATATGTTTTACCGTCCGGTCCGATTCCACCAAATCCATCCGAAATGTTGTCATCGAGTCGAATGAACGTCATTATTGATGACTTGAAAAGACATTTTGATATTGTGATTTTTGATGTGCCACCAGTTGGGATTATATCCGATGCCGTTATTGTATCGACTAAAACAGATGGAACAGTGCTAGTTGTTCGTCAAGACTATGTGACAAAAAAAGAAGTGCTACATTCAAAACAAACATTAGAAAATGTGGGTGCTAAATTATTAGGCTATGTGATGAACGATCAAGAATTAGATAATGATTCTGACTATGTGTATTATGGAGAATAG
- the pepT gene encoding peptidase T, with translation MSVYPNLLERFIRYCKVDTRSDASSRTVPTTYKQVEFTLQLKEELMAMGLEDIHYDEANGFLTATYKGNVEGAKTIGFISHVDTADFNSVNIQPRIHENYDGSDIALDAEGKFILSVNEFPNLKDYLGETLITTSGDTLLGADDKAGIAEILSAIEFLQANPHIKHGDIRIAFGPDEEIGRGADLFDVKRFNADFAYTMDSGRVGHMEFETFNAAQAEIHIKGVSVHPGTAKDRMVNALKVAMQIDAQLPQQEVPEKTSGYEGFFLLHNLDGTIEEARMVYIIRDHAKAKFEQRKALLESIVKQVNAQFTEERVTMHLFDQYYNMRDVIENDMSIVELAKNAMHSLGITPIVEPFRGGTDGSKISHLGLPTPNLFVGGENFHGRYEFITLEAMEKATALIVKIVEMNAQ, from the coding sequence ATGTCAGTTTATCCAAATTTATTAGAACGTTTTATTCGTTATTGTAAAGTGGACACACGCTCAGACGCGTCTAGTCGTACAGTACCAACAACGTATAAACAAGTTGAATTTACATTACAATTAAAAGAAGAATTGATGGCAATGGGATTGGAAGATATTCATTATGATGAAGCCAACGGTTTTTTAACAGCGACTTACAAAGGGAATGTTGAAGGTGCTAAAACAATTGGATTTATCTCACATGTGGACACAGCAGATTTCAATTCTGTAAATATTCAACCACGCATTCATGAAAACTATGACGGTAGTGATATTGCTTTAGATGCAGAGGGTAAATTCATTTTATCAGTAAATGAGTTTCCAAATTTAAAAGATTATTTAGGGGAAACGTTAATTACAACAAGTGGCGATACGTTACTAGGTGCTGACGATAAAGCAGGAATTGCTGAAATTTTAAGTGCTATTGAATTTTTACAAGCGAATCCGCATATCAAACATGGCGATATTCGTATTGCGTTTGGTCCCGATGAAGAAATTGGGCGTGGTGCTGATCTATTTGATGTCAAACGCTTTAATGCGGATTTTGCTTACACGATGGATAGTGGTCGTGTTGGACACATGGAATTTGAAACGTTTAATGCCGCGCAAGCCGAAATTCATATTAAAGGGGTTAGCGTGCATCCCGGTACGGCAAAAGATCGCATGGTAAATGCATTGAAAGTGGCTATGCAGATTGATGCGCAATTACCACAACAAGAGGTGCCAGAAAAAACGAGTGGGTATGAAGGCTTTTTCTTGTTACATAATTTAGACGGTACGATTGAAGAAGCGCGTATGGTGTATATTATTCGTGACCATGCTAAAGCAAAATTTGAACAACGCAAAGCATTACTTGAGTCAATTGTAAAACAAGTTAATGCGCAATTTACGGAAGAGCGTGTGACCATGCACTTGTTTGATCAATATTACAACATGCGTGATGTCATTGAAAATGATATGTCGATTGTCGAGTTAGCCAAAAATGCAATGCATTCGCTAGGCATTACGCCGATTGTTGAGCCGTTTCGTGGTGGAACAGACGGGTCTAAAATTTCACATTTAGGCTTACCAACACCTAACTTGTTTGTCGGAGGGGAAAACTTCCACGGTCGATACGAGTTCATCACACTAGAAGCAATGGAAAAAGCGACAGCATTAATTGTCAAAATTGTGGAAATGAATGCACAATAA